AAGAAAATGTTCGCGCTTGCCATTTAAACCCAGCGTGTAAACCGGCGGATGCTCGACGATCCAGATTTGATCGGCAGTGTTGTCATCGCGTTCGGTAGTGAATTGCTGCATGGCTTGCCAGACGCCGAGATAGTCTTGCGTCCCCAGATCGCGCAGGACGGTGGTCACCTTACTGGGCATCAGTCCGGCTTACAACGCCATCAATACATCAGGGCAGGCCGTCAAGCCCAGGTAGATGGCGTCCAGCTGTTCGCGGCTATGCGCTTCGATCATGACCGTCACCGCCAGATAATTGCCGCCTTTGCTCGGACGGGTGGTGACCGCGCCTTCCAGGATGTCCGGGACATGGCGGCGGACGATTTCCACGACGATGGCGTCAAAATCGTCGCGATGCTTGCCCATCACCTTGATAGGGAATTGGCAGGGAAATTCCAGTAAGCTTTCGGTTTCGCTCATGACAGTGATTTTTTGTAGGCTTGCAATAAGTCGTCCATGTGTTTCCAGACGGGGCCGGGCTTGCCGTCACCGACTTGCCGGCCGTCCAGTTCGATCACCGGCACGATCTCGCGGGTGGAACTGGCGACCCAGATTTCGCTGGCGTTGTGCAGCGCTTCCAGCGCGATGATGTCTTCCTGGTAGGGGATGTTATGCGCGGCCGCCAGTTCCAGAATCAAGTCGCGGGTAATGCCGGGCAGGATTTCATGGCTTTTCGGCGGCGTGATCAATTCGCCGTCCAGCACCGCAAACAGATTGCTGGCCGCGCCTTCCACAACGTAACCGTTGCGCACCAGTATCGCTTCCGCGCAGCCTTGATCCAGCGCTTCCTGCCTAAGCAGAATATTGCTCAGCAATGTAATGGCTTTGATGTTGCAGAGTTGCCAGCGGGTGTCGTCCAGCGTAATCGCCTTGATGCCGTCGATCCGGCCGGCGAAC
The window above is part of the Methylomonas sp. ZR1 genome. Proteins encoded here:
- a CDS encoding YbeD family protein, with product MSETESLLEFPCQFPIKVMGKHRDDFDAIVVEIVRRHVPDILEGAVTTRPSKGGNYLAVTVMIEAHSREQLDAIYLGLTACPDVLMAL
- a CDS encoding D-amino acid aminotransferase; translation: MTEQVYLNGAYLPLADAKVSVLDRGFLFGDGVYEVIPAYNGRLFRLEDHIARLNNSLDGIRLPLPHSVADWEAIFRPLLADDRDQYIYLQVTRGYAPKRDHGFPEQIVPTIFAMSADIKPFAGRIDGIKAITLDDTRWQLCNIKAITLLSNILLRQEALDQGCAEAILVRNGYVVEGAASNLFAVLDGELITPPKSHEILPGITRDLILELAAAHNIPYQEDIIALEALHNASEIWVASSTREIVPVIELDGRQVGDGKPGPVWKHMDDLLQAYKKSLS